The Corylus avellana chromosome ca8, CavTom2PMs-1.0 genome has a segment encoding these proteins:
- the LOC132190001 gene encoding phosphopantothenoylcysteine decarboxylase subunit VHS3-like, protein MDMDTIRSNAVVLEGFLCSVAVETAIVAAKSLACSLLMMGVLPNGIDVFPKEPDTFGGFPVSELHAVKKPCPENKDASETEDDEDEDDDDAAVDEEDGDGDNDDDESGDDGQDEADPEDEPVANGDGGSEDDDDDDEDDDDDDDGEEDEEDEEEEDEEDEEEVPQPPAKKRK, encoded by the exons ATGGATATGGATACTATTCGCTCGAACGCTGTCGTTTTGGAGGGCTTTCTCTGCTCTGTAGCGGTTGAGACGGCCATTGTCGCTGCCAAGTCTCTTGCTTGCTCGCTCTTGATG ATGGGCGTTTTGCCAAATGGAATTGATGTCTTCCCCAAAGAGCCCGATACATTTGGCGG GTTTCCAGTCTCTGAGCTGCATGCAGTGAAAAAACCTTGCCCCGAGAACAAAGATGCCAGTGAAACAGAGgatgatgaagatgaggatgatGACGATGCTGCTGTAGATGAAGAGGATGGTGATGGAGACAATGACGATGATGAATCTGGTGATGATGGTCAAGATGAAGCGGATCCTGAAGATGAGCCTGTGGCCAATGGGGATGGTGGAAgcgaagatgatgatgatgatgacgaggacgatgatgatgatgatgatggggaagaagatgaagaggatgaggaagaagaagatgaagaagatgaggaaGAGGTGCCTCAGCCACCTgcgaagaagagaaaataa